The Syntrophales bacterium DNA window TGCCCAGCTCAGTTCCGGCTTTTACGGCCGCACGCAGAATATCTCCCGTCGAAATCTGTATTGATCCGTCAAAATCGCAAAGGAGCTTCGCAATAGTTCCCTTGCCGGCACCAGGTGCCCCTAAAAGTATAATCCTCATTTAAACCTCCTTGAATATAATTTAACTTGGAACTTGGAGATATAGGGAAAATTGATATGGGGGTCAAGGAAATAAGTGTAAAGTGAACTAAAGTGCCTAAAGTTAAAAAAATGCGCTTTCAGCGCAACCTGTTTCAAATTTGACCACGCCGAAGGCGTGTACACTAACTTTAGCTCACTTTAGGCACTTCAAACTTTAGGCACTTTTGGGGTTGCGGCTTTGCCGTCTTAAGATTTAACCCCTATTCCATGAAAGGTAGTGTGAACCATTACAACTTACAAAGCCGTGAGTTTAGCTACGGCATTGCCTATCCTTTCCAGGCCTTTTTGAATGTTATCCATTGACGTGGCATAGGAAAGGCGTATGTGATTATCATCACCAAAAGCAACCCCGGGAACAACAGCAACATCTACTTCATCCAGAAGATACTCTGCAAAATCAGTGGAACTGGATATTTTCTTACCACCGTAAGACATCCCATACAACGAGGATACATCGGGAAATACGTAAAAAGCGCCCTGGGGGTTCATGCAGTTGACACCGGGAATACTGTTTAATTTTCCAACAATATAATCTCTTCTCTTTTTAAATTCTTTAACCATCTCTGCCACAATATCCTGATTCCCCTGCATGGCTTCCACTGCCGCTTTCTGGGAAATAGATGTGGGATTTGATATGTTCTGGCTCTGGATTTTTGTAACGGCGGCAATAATATCTTCAGGACCGGCGGCATAACCGATTCTCCATCCTGTCATGGCATAAGTCTTGGAAACCGCATTAACCGCCAGAGTAAGCCTTTTTATCTCCTCTCCAACGGAAGCTATATTATAAAAACGAAAACCATCGTAAACGATTTTTTCATATACATCATCAGATATTACAAGAATGTTCTTCTTTACGGCTATCTCCGCCAGGGCTTCCAGCTCATTATATAAATAAGCAACCCCTGTCGGGTTTGACGGACTGTTCAATACGACGGCTTTTGTGTTTTTTGTAATAGCCTTCTCAAGTTTTTCAGGACTTATTTTAAAACCGTCAGACTCTTTAGTCTCAAGAATTACCGGCGTTGCCCCGGCAAGGATGACAA harbors:
- a CDS encoding pyridoxal phosphate-dependent aminotransferase gives rise to the protein MKLASRVGKVKPSPTLAITVKAKALRAEGRDVIGFGAGEPDFDTPSNIKQAAIKAIDEGFTKYTPSGGIDELKDAIINKFKLDNKLTYNRSQIVVSCGAKDTLYNLAQALFEEGDEVIIPSPYWVSYPDIVILAGATPVILETKESDGFKISPEKLEKAITKNTKAVVLNSPSNPTGVAYLYNELEALAEIAVKKNILVISDDVYEKIVYDGFRFYNIASVGEEIKRLTLAVNAVSKTYAMTGWRIGYAAGPEDIIAAVTKIQSQNISNPTSISQKAAVEAMQGNQDIVAEMVKEFKKRRDYIVGKLNSIPGVNCMNPQGAFYVFPDVSSLYGMSYGGKKISSSTDFAEYLLDEVDVAVVPGVAFGDDNHIRLSYATSMDNIQKGLERIGNAVAKLTAL